The Chrysiogenia bacterium genomic interval CTGGAAACCGTCGAGGGCAACTGGAAGGACGCAGGCAAGTTCTACAAACGGGCCTGCGAATTCGGCGACCTGCGTGCCTGCAGCTCGCTGGGCTATCTCTACGAGACGCGCATGGAGAACTGGAAGTCCGCCAAGGAACTCTACGAGAAGGCCTGCGAGGGCGACGTGATGAGCGCCTGTTACAGCGAGGGCCTTATCCTCGAAAATCAGGAAAACAACTGGCGCAGCGCCAAACTGCGTTACCAGAAGGCTTGTGAGGGCGGAGTGCCCTCGGCCTGCGATGCCATGGAGCTGGGAAGCAGCCCCTGGTAGAGAGCGAGCGCCTGCGCCCGCCTGATCCGTGTTTTTGAAAAGCTCTTCCGGGGAAATGGGAAGAGGGGGAGACATCATGCAGCGATTCCTTCGTAGTGCGCTGCTGCGGTTTGCATTGACCGCAGCGCTTTTGCCGGCGCTTTCTCTGGTGCCGGTTCTTGCCAGAACGGCCTTTGCACAAAGCGGCAAGCGGGTGCTGGTCTACGGTGTGCAGGCGCAGGGGCGCCTGGGCGACCTGGTGCCACAGACCTCACGTGCGGTCACGGTTGCGACGACCCGCTACGCGGGGGTTCAAGTGCTCGGCGCGCGCAACGTGCAGAGCCTGGCCGACCTGCGACGCGATCCGGGGCTGCTCAATTGCGCCAAGCCCGAGTGCCTGCGCAATATCGCGGTGGCGTTGGGCGCCGATGAATTCCTGGTGACCACGCTGGTGCTCGGCGCCAACGGTGTGGTCGTCTCCGTTGATCGAATGGAAACGAAATCCGGCGAGAGAATCAACCGCGAGGAAGAGGTCTGGGCGGGAGAGCCCCGCTTCGTAGGGCCGCTTGCTGGTCTTCTGGCGGTCTCGCACTACAACGATCCCAGCTCGCTCACGCCGGGCACGCTGGAACTGGTTCCCGACGTAGAGGCCACGGCGCTGGTGGACGGCTCCTCGGTGGGCACTGCTTCTCCGGCGGGGCTCAGCGTTGAAATGGAGCCGGGCCGCCATGAAGTGAGCTTCGAGGCCGAGGGCTTCAAGTCCGGG includes:
- a CDS encoding PEGA domain-containing protein is translated as MQRFLRSALLRFALTAALLPALSLVPVLARTAFAQSGKRVLVYGVQAQGRLGDLVPQTSRAVTVATTRYAGVQVLGARNVQSLADLRRDPGLLNCAKPECLRNIAVALGADEFLVTTLVLGANGVVVSVDRMETKSGERINREEEVWAGEPRFVGPLAGLLAVSHYNDPSSLTPGTLELVPDVEATALVDGSSVGTASPAGLSVEMEPGRHEVSFEAEGFKSGKTEIVLMPGQQLRVDQTLIESGAAAAAWYESWWFVALVVAGVAAGATLPFVLGGDSTPPVTSGPLSVTVPGP